Proteins co-encoded in one Apis mellifera strain DH4 linkage group LG15, Amel_HAv3.1, whole genome shotgun sequence genomic window:
- the LOC100576614 gene encoding probable ATP-dependent RNA helicase ddx42, which translates to MFQLSVTFVLMILFVSKVSPLLQDEQENKMNIDINLNKMANILNNNKTIKSSMKTIEKETINENNNFILKNSINTVVSTSEIKKKRNEIQNCSSTKEQLDMLNCNVTPHDDDDDDNTEQIQSLNFTESTITIADITSINVETDHSINNNNSDTSTNLKHTTNINEASIDFISPLLVDKVVANIGSEDIVEAMKSINHTNNKHMSSGIIALVTAISFAVAIALLYIGMIVWRRYIEYRYGHRELLVNELEFDTNDLRHFEL; encoded by the exons atgtttcaattgtCGGTGACTTTTgttttgatgattttatttG TTAGTAAAGTGTCTCCACTTCTACAAGAtgaacaagaaaataaaatgaatattgacATAAACTTAAACAAAATGgctaatattttgaataataataaaacaattaaatcttCAATGAAGACTATAGAAAAGG aaacaatAAACGAAAAcaataactttatattaaaaaattcaatcaatacaGTTGTAAGCAcgagtgaaataaaaaaaaaaagaaatgaaatacaaaattgtaGTTCTACAAAAGAACAACTCGACATGCTTAATTGTAATGTGACACCacacgatgatgatgatgatgacaaCACAGAACAAAttcaatcattaaattttacag aatcTACGATAACAATTGCGGATATTACGAGTATTAATGTTGAAACAGATCActccataaataataataattcag atacaagtacaaatttaaaacatactactaatattaatgaagcatcgattgattttatatcGCCATTGCTAGTAGATAAAGTTGTTGCAAATATAGGCTCTGAGGATATTGTTGAAGCTATGAAATCTATCAATCATACAAACAACAAACATATGTCTTCAGGAATTATAGCGTTAGTTACCGCAATCAGTTTTGCTGTAGCAATTGCATTGCTATATATTGGTATGATCGTTTGGAGGCGGTATATTGA atatcgatATGGACACCGAGAATTACTTGTTAATGAATTAGAATTTGACACTAATGATTTGCGACATTTTGAg cTGTGA